Proteins encoded together in one Thermococcus barophilus MP window:
- a CDS encoding DUF4910 domain-containing protein — protein sequence MKEFLEESRINVDEILRHIMNISQFHRIQGSKEIVDAAKYILEELKKAGIDAQLLKDVYDGETWHLTLKSPIGWDLIYGEIEIFGKKFTTEEIPLVVMAHSPSGEAEGEMVYIEREDDWEKAEGKIVLVGKKWKDNYKKANKSGAIGFVAYRKGTGKAFPYMGLFLSRKDLEWAKIPAVAVSEEIANKIISKLKKGESVKAKIRVQTEIRDKQILPMVYAKIGKPPYILFTAHICHPKPGANDNASGSAMLIELAKALKEKHSEDFRFGFAFLWIPEYHGTQAFIEKFAELENYYAVINLDMVGGSEDRSNSTIMIVRTPLSRFSIVSGLLEYYLNLANSQGESFGGEGMPKLKVKSYSYQMGSDHDIFNFFGVPGVMPITWPDKFYHSSEDSIEKISKDSLEVIGKAVLATALALAKAEKEKLQRFARGYAMKYLGELGMDREIEVAEKLVMRGLARDGKFLGIDIGHDLEFKAWIKWKRKGLVSVRTIREFEEKAAKELEEFMEDKKFSIHLHELLMLGEILPEEEAFKALEEEFGKIDREKLNKALEILKKLGFIEC from the coding sequence ATGAAGGAGTTTCTTGAGGAATCAAGAATAAATGTTGACGAAATTTTAAGGCACATAATGAACATCTCTCAGTTCCACAGAATCCAGGGTTCAAAAGAAATCGTTGATGCTGCAAAATATATCCTTGAAGAGCTTAAGAAAGCTGGAATTGATGCCCAGCTTTTGAAAGATGTCTATGATGGAGAAACCTGGCATCTGACATTGAAATCTCCAATTGGATGGGACCTAATTTACGGTGAAATTGAGATTTTTGGCAAAAAGTTCACCACTGAGGAAATTCCTCTTGTAGTGATGGCACACTCGCCAAGCGGAGAAGCTGAAGGGGAGATGGTTTATATTGAAAGAGAGGATGACTGGGAGAAAGCAGAGGGAAAAATAGTCTTAGTTGGCAAGAAATGGAAGGATAATTATAAAAAAGCTAACAAAAGCGGTGCCATTGGTTTTGTAGCCTATCGCAAAGGAACTGGGAAAGCATTTCCATATATGGGGCTGTTTCTCTCAAGGAAAGATTTAGAGTGGGCAAAGATTCCAGCTGTTGCCGTGAGTGAAGAGATTGCGAATAAAATAATTAGCAAGTTAAAGAAAGGGGAGAGCGTAAAAGCCAAAATTAGAGTTCAAACGGAGATTAGAGATAAACAAATTTTACCAATGGTTTATGCAAAAATTGGAAAGCCACCGTATATTCTCTTCACAGCTCACATCTGTCATCCAAAGCCAGGGGCAAATGACAACGCAAGCGGTTCAGCAATGCTCATAGAGCTGGCAAAGGCATTAAAAGAGAAACACAGCGAAGATTTCAGATTCGGCTTTGCATTTCTCTGGATTCCCGAATATCACGGAACACAAGCATTTATTGAAAAGTTCGCTGAGCTTGAGAACTATTATGCGGTAATAAATCTCGACATGGTAGGAGGGAGCGAAGATCGTTCGAATTCAACCATAATGATTGTAAGGACACCGTTATCAAGGTTCTCAATTGTTAGCGGACTTTTGGAGTACTACCTCAATCTGGCGAACTCTCAAGGTGAGAGCTTTGGTGGTGAAGGGATGCCCAAACTGAAAGTTAAAAGCTACTCCTATCAGATGGGGAGCGACCACGATATCTTCAACTTCTTTGGAGTTCCTGGAGTCATGCCAATAACTTGGCCTGACAAGTTTTATCACTCAAGTGAAGACAGCATAGAAAAGATAAGCAAAGATTCTCTCGAAGTGATTGGGAAGGCTGTTTTGGCTACAGCCTTAGCACTGGCGAAAGCTGAGAAAGAAAAACTGCAGAGATTTGCAAGAGGCTATGCTATGAAATATCTGGGAGAACTTGGTATGGATAGGGAAATTGAAGTTGCAGAAAAGCTTGTTATGAGAGGTCTTGCGAGGGATGGAAAGTTTTTGGGAATCGACATAGGTCATGATTTAGAGTTCAAAGCGTGGATAAAGTGGAAGAGGAAAGGTTTGGTCTCAGTTAGAACAATTAGGGAGTTTGAGGAAAAAGCGGCAAAAGAGCTTGAAGAATTTATGGAAGACAAAAAGTTCTCAATTCATCTCCATGAGCTTCTGATGCTGGGAGAAATCTTACCAGAGGAGGAGGCGTTTAAAGCCCTTGAAGAAGAATTTGGAAAAATTGACAGGGAAAAGCTTAACAAAGCCCTTGAAATTTTGAAAAAGCTGGGCTTTATTGAGTGTTAA
- a CDS encoding glycosyltransferase has product MISIIVPTYNERENLEELVSRISKALEDYEFEIIIVDDDSPDKTWEKAQELAQKYPIRVIRRTKEKGLSSAVIRGFKEARGDIFVVMDADLQHPPEVIPRLVEAIERGADIAIGSRYVKGGKVENWYWWRKLISKGAIMIGRVALPKIRNIKDPVSGFFALRRGIVENVELNPVGFKILLEILIKGKYSRVVEVPYAFGLRHAGESKLSQKQIFNYLRHLYRLMKWEGEIDRLIKFSIVGMSGIVVNQFFLWLFANILGGGIANLMIANVFATELAILNNFTWNDLWTFKDLKNKPLYKRLFSFHLAALTGAVVQWTIFGVLIFLGMHYLIANLIGIGFSFIVRFLVNRHITWG; this is encoded by the coding sequence ATGATCTCAATCATAGTCCCAACGTACAACGAGCGGGAAAACCTTGAGGAGCTTGTGAGTAGAATAAGCAAAGCGTTGGAGGATTATGAGTTTGAAATCATAATCGTTGATGATGATTCTCCAGATAAAACATGGGAGAAAGCTCAAGAATTAGCGCAAAAATACCCAATTAGAGTTATCAGGAGGACAAAAGAGAAAGGTCTCTCTTCTGCTGTGATTAGAGGATTTAAAGAGGCCAGGGGAGATATTTTTGTAGTCATGGATGCTGATTTGCAGCATCCTCCGGAAGTAATTCCAAGGCTCGTTGAGGCAATTGAAAGAGGGGCTGACATTGCGATTGGCTCCCGCTATGTGAAGGGTGGAAAGGTTGAGAACTGGTACTGGTGGAGGAAGTTAATCTCAAAAGGTGCAATAATGATTGGTCGTGTTGCGTTGCCGAAAATTAGGAACATAAAAGACCCTGTGAGTGGATTCTTTGCTCTCAGAAGAGGAATTGTTGAAAATGTTGAGCTGAACCCAGTGGGCTTTAAAATTCTCCTTGAGATTCTCATAAAGGGAAAATACAGCAGGGTAGTTGAGGTTCCATATGCTTTTGGTTTAAGACACGCTGGAGAAAGTAAACTCAGCCAAAAGCAGATTTTCAACTATTTGAGGCATCTCTATCGTTTGATGAAATGGGAGGGCGAGATTGACCGTTTGATTAAGTTCTCAATTGTGGGAATGAGTGGAATAGTTGTAAATCAGTTTTTCTTGTGGCTTTTTGCAAACATTCTCGGTGGAGGGATTGCTAATTTAATGATTGCTAATGTCTTTGCGACTGAGCTTGCAATCCTCAACAATTTTACTTGGAATGATCTGTGGACGTTTAAAGATTTGAAGAATAAACCGCTTTACAAGAGACTTTTCAGCTTCCACTTGGCTGCGTTGACTGGAGCCGTTGTCCAGTGGACGATATTCGGCGTGCTTATCTTTCTCGGCATGCATTATCTAATAGCGAACTTAATTGGAATTGGATTCTCGTTTATTGTTAGATTTCTGGTTAACAGGCACATTACTTGGGGGTGA
- a CDS encoding COG1361 family protein produces MKKVIVILMLLLCFSLPVSAQNESKIFVWLRIGESVTIGTYTIKVVDVDKDFAKALIQVYRYGLLYRMGTISVNEGLMVDNIQIYLEDSFKSEIYPAVLLEIDVPYFKVGESIVLKNKQIEVIKANESYAELDLGYANVTLSKERTYYKDKNFEIKLNPLDYLFREYIYKDQSGDIIYKGISDGKALLVIKNKTYELSKGEKIYVDDVTLLTLLEFDENRALVRLDLVNATYLTVKEMPYFEGFIAEHEKVRLSKLYELEVSNFIDENHVEVALYRAGNMVEKKVLSTDNPYLVYYPLAIKFKYGFAGIRNNLAYFVIFADEKALKREEEGIRIPILDIKVKLPEKVHLGENIPLNLTIRNIGDAPAENLEVIIFTDGMKSRTLTPSFLPNATIIDNSTITIEKENQSLIIEILYDYNGKAYRRIIKHKFEVLDPEITFSAKLNLPDNATLGVPFNATVTYTIYTNYPSSFVLTIEGNGITYLSSPIMTAESPSEGTFTVEIAPVKTGNLTLKLESLFPKKQILDTATIPVYQFKKVQIVEKVVEKYINCENTTQNITTPNQPAIQCPNETKIVYTPVEKVVEKEVLPIGKTSLIAIISLLLGIVLGSLLLGEKLKNILERA; encoded by the coding sequence ATGAAAAAGGTCATTGTCATTTTGATGTTACTTCTTTGTTTCTCCCTTCCCGTGAGTGCCCAAAATGAGAGTAAAATTTTTGTGTGGCTCAGAATTGGAGAAAGCGTGACCATTGGTACTTACACTATAAAGGTTGTTGATGTTGACAAAGACTTTGCAAAAGCCCTAATACAAGTATACAGATACGGTCTGCTTTATAGAATGGGGACAATTTCCGTTAATGAGGGGCTGATGGTAGATAATATCCAAATCTATCTGGAAGATTCCTTCAAGTCCGAGATATATCCAGCAGTTCTTCTCGAGATCGATGTTCCGTATTTCAAAGTTGGGGAAAGTATAGTTCTCAAGAACAAGCAGATTGAAGTTATTAAAGCTAATGAAAGTTATGCAGAGCTTGATTTAGGATATGCAAATGTAACCCTCTCTAAGGAGAGAACATACTATAAGGACAAAAACTTTGAAATAAAGCTGAATCCCCTCGATTATCTCTTCAGAGAATACATATACAAAGACCAAAGCGGAGATATTATATACAAAGGTATCAGCGATGGAAAAGCCCTCTTAGTTATCAAGAACAAAACATACGAGCTTTCCAAAGGTGAAAAAATATATGTAGATGACGTAACGTTGTTAACTTTGCTTGAATTTGATGAAAATCGCGCATTAGTTCGTTTGGATTTGGTAAATGCCACATATTTAACAGTAAAAGAAATGCCATATTTTGAAGGATTCATCGCTGAGCATGAGAAGGTCAGATTATCAAAGCTATATGAGCTTGAGGTCTCTAATTTCATTGACGAAAATCATGTTGAAGTAGCCCTCTACAGAGCTGGGAATATGGTTGAGAAAAAAGTTCTAAGCACAGATAACCCCTATTTAGTATATTACCCATTAGCAATAAAGTTCAAGTATGGATTTGCAGGCATCAGGAATAATCTTGCATACTTCGTTATATTCGCTGATGAAAAAGCTTTAAAAAGAGAGGAAGAGGGCATTAGGATTCCTATCTTGGATATTAAAGTTAAGCTTCCAGAAAAAGTTCACCTCGGGGAGAATATACCCCTCAATTTGACAATAAGAAACATCGGAGACGCCCCAGCTGAAAACCTTGAGGTGATTATATTCACCGATGGCATGAAATCAAGAACCTTAACCCCCTCATTTTTACCGAATGCAACCATCATAGACAACTCCACGATCACAATCGAGAAGGAAAACCAAAGTCTCATAATCGAGATTTTATATGATTACAATGGAAAAGCATACCGCAGGATCATTAAGCATAAATTTGAAGTTTTGGATCCGGAGATTACCTTTTCCGCAAAACTCAATCTTCCAGACAACGCAACGTTAGGTGTCCCATTTAACGCCACGGTAACCTATACTATCTATACGAACTATCCAAGCTCTTTTGTTTTGACAATAGAGGGAAATGGGATAACCTATTTGTCATCCCCGATAATGACAGCAGAAAGTCCTTCAGAAGGAACCTTCACAGTTGAGATAGCCCCAGTAAAAACTGGAAACTTAACATTGAAGCTTGAAAGTTTATTTCCAAAGAAACAAATCCTCGACACTGCTACAATTCCAGTTTACCAATTTAAGAAAGTTCAAATAGTCGAAAAAGTTGTTGAAAAATACATAAACTGCGAAAACACAACTCAAAATATCACAACACCAAATCAGCCTGCAATTCAGTGTCCAAATGAAACAAAAATCGTCTACACACCTGTAGAAAAAGTAGTTGAAAAGGAAGTGCTTCCAATTGGTAAAACAAGCTTAATAGCGATAATCTCGCTTCTTTTAGGCATTGTTTTAGGTTCATTGCTTTTAGGAGAAAAGCTTAAAAATATACTTGAGAGAGCTTAG
- the dph2 gene encoding diphthamide biosynthesis enzyme Dph2, whose amino-acid sequence MHEIPFQEILQKIRELNAKKVLIQTPEGLKKEAQALAEFLGKNGVEAIISGDINYGACDLADREAKMLGCDALIHLGHSYMQLNLEVPTLFVPAFAKVDVVKALEKNLNEIKKLGRKIALVTTVQHIRDLERAKQFLEGKGFRVFIGKGDNRVSFAGQILGCNFTAARVGRDVDGILLIGAGYFHPIGVALATKKPTLAINPYSGDFSWVNTERIVRKRWGMVAKAYDAKKFGVIISTKRGQLRLGEAKRIMKLLKEHGREAQLIAMNYISPEALEGFDFDAYVVVACPRVPIDDAERWRKPILTPPEVELLLGLREEYEFDEILGGKREKDEPFGISLKLPKR is encoded by the coding sequence TTGCATGAGATTCCTTTCCAAGAGATACTTCAAAAGATCAGAGAGCTGAATGCTAAGAAAGTGTTGATTCAGACTCCAGAAGGGTTAAAGAAAGAAGCCCAAGCTTTGGCTGAATTTTTGGGAAAGAACGGAGTTGAAGCGATAATAAGTGGCGACATAAATTATGGAGCTTGCGATTTAGCGGATAGAGAGGCTAAGATGCTCGGCTGTGATGCTCTGATCCATTTGGGTCACTCTTACATGCAGCTTAATCTGGAAGTTCCAACCCTCTTTGTCCCTGCTTTTGCCAAGGTTGATGTTGTGAAAGCTTTGGAGAAGAATTTAAACGAGATTAAAAAGCTTGGCAGAAAAATTGCTCTTGTAACCACGGTTCAGCACATAAGGGATTTGGAAAGAGCAAAGCAGTTTTTAGAAGGGAAAGGCTTCCGAGTTTTCATTGGCAAAGGAGATAATAGAGTTTCATTTGCTGGACAGATTTTGGGGTGCAACTTTACAGCGGCAAGGGTTGGAAGAGATGTTGATGGGATTTTATTAATTGGGGCTGGCTATTTTCATCCAATTGGTGTTGCTTTAGCTACAAAAAAGCCAACGTTAGCTATTAACCCATACAGTGGAGACTTCTCTTGGGTAAATACGGAGAGGATTGTGAGAAAGAGATGGGGAATGGTTGCTAAGGCTTATGATGCCAAAAAGTTTGGCGTAATAATAAGCACCAAAAGGGGTCAGCTACGCTTAGGGGAAGCCAAGAGAATAATGAAACTCTTGAAAGAGCACGGGAGAGAAGCACAACTGATAGCAATGAACTATATAAGTCCAGAGGCTTTGGAGGGTTTTGATTTTGATGCCTATGTTGTGGTTGCCTGTCCGAGAGTTCCAATAGACGATGCAGAGAGATGGAGAAAGCCCATATTAACTCCTCCTGAAGTTGAACTACTGCTTGGCTTGAGAGAAGAGTATGAGTTTGATGAAATTCTTGGGGGTAAGAGAGAAAAAGACGAGCCGTTTGGAATAAGTCTAAAGCTTCCAAAGAGGTGA
- a CDS encoding PadR family transcriptional regulator, translating to MFGDPKEKALKKLRRELRAGTYSFIILSLLENKGDMHGYAIRKEFEKLSSGKIVPSEGTLYDLLKSLERYKLIEGFWAEVGGRARKYYRITSLGEKVLEELKKEIESVSRMMKKLGGDEYGWD from the coding sequence TTGTTTGGTGATCCGAAAGAAAAAGCCTTAAAAAAGCTGAGAAGGGAGCTTAGAGCTGGTACTTATTCCTTTATCATTCTATCTCTTCTTGAAAATAAAGGGGATATGCATGGCTATGCAATCAGGAAGGAGTTTGAAAAGCTGAGCAGTGGTAAGATAGTGCCCAGTGAAGGAACTCTCTATGACCTGCTCAAAAGTTTGGAGAGATATAAGCTTATAGAGGGCTTTTGGGCTGAAGTTGGGGGAAGGGCAAGAAAATACTACAGGATAACTTCTCTTGGAGAGAAAGTTCTTGAAGAACTTAAGAAAGAGATAGAATCAGTCAGCAGAATGATGAAAAAGCTGGGGGGTGATGAATATGGCTGGGATTGA
- a CDS encoding SdpI family protein, with translation MAGIEVFNMMFEIFIAFLMFVSGLLTYIFRNKPNTAIGFRFGYTFSSKEAWVKVNTFGGKAFMAFGVLLFVLSLKVRNILIFFIVMIAGVLLITTYGYKMAREIVEKESLREPAFGEPKPVEGINVKPYLAIQIGALAFSIIFLVLSWDRLPEIVAIHFNIAGEPDNFAQKTLGVFLFPLAASLLPIALTYMAKDPMMLRTAPKMSKKGLKILAEMMTIIAIMLAWANVYLILYNAYNFHSNALLSATLLGGIGLLLIETFRLLLAAGTPE, from the coding sequence ATGGCTGGGATTGAAGTTTTCAACATGATGTTCGAGATATTTATCGCATTCCTAATGTTTGTAAGCGGTTTGCTGACCTACATTTTCAGAAACAAGCCAAACACAGCAATAGGCTTCCGTTTTGGCTATACATTTTCATCCAAGGAAGCATGGGTGAAAGTAAATACGTTTGGCGGGAAAGCATTCATGGCTTTTGGAGTTCTGCTCTTTGTTCTGAGCCTAAAGGTTCGCAACATCCTAATCTTCTTCATTGTAATGATTGCCGGGGTTTTATTAATAACTACTTATGGATACAAAATGGCAAGAGAAATCGTTGAAAAAGAAAGCCTCAGAGAGCCCGCTTTTGGTGAACCCAAACCTGTTGAAGGGATAAACGTAAAGCCATATCTCGCAATTCAGATCGGGGCATTAGCCTTCAGCATTATATTTTTAGTTCTCAGCTGGGATAGGCTCCCGGAAATAGTTGCAATCCATTTCAACATCGCTGGTGAGCCGGATAACTTTGCTCAGAAGACCCTTGGAGTATTTCTATTTCCTCTGGCGGCATCTTTGCTTCCAATTGCTCTCACATACATGGCTAAGGATCCTATGATGCTGAGAACAGCTCCAAAAATGAGTAAAAAGGGATTAAAGATACTTGCTGAAATGATGACGATAATTGCGATAATGCTGGCTTGGGCAAATGTGTACTTGATTCTCTATAACGCTTACAATTTCCATTCTAATGCATTACTATCTGCAACACTGCTCGGTGGCATTGGACTGTTATTGATTGAAACTTTTAGACTCCTACTTGCCGCGGGAACTCCCGAATAA
- a CDS encoding DUF3887 domain-containing protein → MRKVALIFIITMLAFYALAQQPYDEVAKAVFESLKTGNYSILEPYLDENMKEAFNEKSFNALREQMISKYGGLKSFEFIEEGKSGKFALAYYRFQFEKANVTLRLVFSQTNGEYKLSGLWIQKVVWREKGIPLPLAVGLPILGGILALLTFYTLGFKKIKGAELILGFFLVAITLFIQPVIQQAPFLALGIKSNADITAKGFAFTAITAIWLGFIAGFFQEGLKYAFMRNKRLKEALFVGIGFGLGEAILVPLLQVVQSFILGGLTVQLTQALLSLFERYIATLFHGGTTITLAYAYKNGFGRKALVVLSIVHGAIDTFASYYQLTNSQISLIMTYGTITAITLILLWYAIPKAKVEGEEGKVVW, encoded by the coding sequence ATGAGAAAGGTGGCACTAATTTTTATCATAACAATGCTCGCTTTTTATGCTCTTGCCCAACAGCCTTATGATGAAGTTGCAAAAGCAGTTTTTGAAAGCCTAAAAACTGGAAATTACTCAATTCTTGAGCCATATTTGGACGAAAATATGAAGGAGGCTTTTAATGAAAAATCCTTCAATGCTTTAAGGGAACAGATGATTTCAAAATACGGCGGTCTTAAAAGCTTTGAATTCATTGAAGAAGGAAAATCCGGAAAATTTGCACTGGCGTATTATCGTTTTCAGTTTGAAAAAGCTAATGTGACACTAAGGCTCGTTTTTAGTCAAACCAACGGGGAATACAAACTTTCCGGGCTCTGGATTCAGAAAGTTGTCTGGAGGGAGAAGGGAATTCCCCTTCCGTTGGCAGTCGGTTTACCTATTTTAGGTGGAATCTTAGCTCTGTTAACATTCTACACTCTCGGATTCAAAAAAATCAAAGGAGCGGAACTAATTTTAGGCTTCTTTTTGGTTGCAATAACACTTTTCATTCAGCCAGTAATTCAGCAGGCTCCATTCTTAGCCTTAGGGATTAAATCAAACGCAGATATAACTGCTAAGGGGTTTGCTTTTACAGCTATCACAGCTATTTGGCTTGGATTCATTGCCGGATTCTTTCAAGAGGGCCTGAAGTATGCCTTTATGAGGAACAAGCGGCTTAAGGAAGCACTCTTCGTTGGAATTGGATTTGGGCTTGGAGAAGCGATCTTAGTGCCGTTGCTTCAGGTAGTTCAAAGCTTTATTCTGGGAGGATTAACTGTTCAGCTAACACAAGCACTGCTTAGCTTGTTTGAAAGATACATTGCAACACTTTTCCATGGAGGAACCACTATTACATTGGCATACGCTTATAAGAATGGATTTGGGAGGAAAGCGTTAGTTGTCCTAAGCATTGTTCACGGTGCTATCGATACGTTTGCGTCATACTATCAGCTCACGAACTCCCAGATAAGCTTAATAATGACCTACGGCACAATCACTGCTATTACGCTCATACTACTGTGGTATGCCATTCCAAAAGCGAAAGTAGAAGGGGAGGAAGGAAAGGTTGTTTGGTGA
- a CDS encoding nitrilase, whose product MRVGFIQMEPKLLDLNANLSKAEKLLKDAAKQEAQLVVLPELFDTGYNFESREEVYSIAQQIPDGETTQFLVEQAREHEMFIIAGTAEKDEKGRLYNSAVLVGPIGWGYIGKYRKIHLFYREKLFFEPGNLGFHVFNIGVAKVGIMICFDWFFPEAMRTLALKGADIVAHPANLVMPYAPRAMPIRSLENRVFSITANRIGEERGLRFIGMSQINSPKAEILLRASEDKEEVGVVEINIEEARNKKINEYNDIFKDRQPKYYFV is encoded by the coding sequence ATGAGGGTAGGGTTCATTCAGATGGAGCCTAAGCTTTTGGATCTAAACGCTAATTTGAGCAAGGCTGAGAAGCTTTTAAAAGATGCTGCCAAGCAAGAGGCTCAATTGGTGGTTCTCCCTGAACTCTTTGATACGGGATATAACTTCGAGAGCAGGGAAGAGGTATACAGTATAGCCCAACAGATACCAGATGGGGAGACGACGCAGTTCTTAGTGGAGCAGGCAAGAGAGCATGAGATGTTCATTATTGCCGGGACTGCAGAAAAAGATGAAAAAGGAAGGCTTTATAATTCAGCTGTTCTTGTTGGGCCAATTGGGTGGGGATACATTGGAAAATACCGCAAGATTCATCTATTTTACCGAGAAAAGCTGTTCTTTGAGCCGGGGAATTTAGGATTCCATGTGTTCAACATTGGAGTGGCAAAAGTGGGCATAATGATTTGCTTTGACTGGTTCTTCCCAGAAGCCATGAGAACTTTAGCATTAAAAGGTGCCGACATAGTTGCTCATCCGGCGAATCTTGTGATGCCGTATGCTCCAAGGGCAATGCCAATTAGAAGCTTGGAAAACAGGGTCTTTTCAATTACTGCCAATAGGATTGGGGAAGAGAGAGGACTCAGGTTCATTGGAATGAGCCAAATCAATTCACCAAAGGCCGAAATTCTGCTCAGAGCAAGTGAAGACAAGGAAGAAGTTGGCGTTGTGGAGATAAACATAGAGGAGGCAAGAAACAAAAAGATAAATGAGTATAATGATATATTCAAGGACAGGCAGCCTAAGTACTATTTTGTCTGA
- a CDS encoding transcriptional regulator, with product MSEIHEKLESLLRSLGIKKTEIRIYRLLLEKKVPMRITEIQKELGISERSVREHVLNLYRKGLLKRELIQKGWLGYVYTATSPAELLEKLKESIVKKINELEKELKEREI from the coding sequence ATGAGCGAGATACATGAAAAGCTTGAAAGCTTATTGAGATCACTGGGTATTAAAAAAACTGAAATCAGAATTTATAGGTTGCTTCTCGAGAAGAAAGTTCCTATGAGGATTACAGAAATCCAAAAGGAGCTGGGCATAAGTGAAAGAAGTGTAAGAGAGCACGTACTTAATCTTTATAGAAAAGGGCTCCTAAAGAGAGAACTAATTCAAAAAGGATGGCTTGGATATGTTTATACGGCAACATCGCCGGCAGAACTCCTTGAAAAGCTGAAAGAGAGCATTGTCAAAAAGATAAATGAGTTAGAAAAAGAGCTGAAAGAGAGAGAAATTTAA
- a CDS encoding metallophosphoesterase, with amino-acid sequence MEVERTFENLSIELETSRGKALVFADPHIAFELSRGLRIRTKFERKLAEFVKLKNPDFVIILGDIKEPLGINTFTKRLLLGFFSELRDFEVIITRGNHDGKIEEVLKNFENVKVVGYYTIDEMLFLHGHQILPPEAKFEKAFLGHIHPAVIIKFGSTAKRVKCFLRIEKFLILPTINPYIEGFDVREGIKMIPFLKNSKEGDAYLPEGTYIGRINFI; translated from the coding sequence TTGGAGGTTGAAAGAACCTTTGAGAATCTTTCTATTGAACTTGAAACATCAAGAGGAAAAGCCTTAGTATTTGCCGATCCACACATAGCTTTTGAGCTTTCAAGGGGATTAAGAATAAGAACAAAATTCGAAAGGAAGCTTGCTGAGTTTGTAAAGCTCAAAAATCCAGATTTTGTGATAATTTTGGGAGATATCAAAGAACCACTTGGAATCAACACGTTTACAAAAAGGCTCCTCTTAGGGTTCTTTTCCGAGCTTAGGGACTTTGAGGTAATAATAACAAGGGGAAATCACGACGGAAAAATTGAGGAGGTTTTAAAAAACTTTGAAAATGTAAAAGTGGTTGGTTATTATACAATCGACGAGATGCTTTTCCTTCATGGTCATCAAATTCTCCCTCCCGAGGCAAAATTTGAAAAAGCCTTTCTTGGCCATATTCACCCAGCGGTTATCATAAAATTTGGTAGCACGGCAAAAAGAGTAAAATGTTTTTTGAGGATTGAAAAATTTCTAATTCTCCCCACAATAAACCCTTACATAGAAGGATTTGATGTAAGAGAAGGAATTAAAATGATACCTTTCCTGAAAAATAGTAAAGAAGGAGACGCATATTTACCGGAAGGAACCTATATTGGTAGAATAAATTTCATCTAA
- a CDS encoding METTL5 family protein: MKKKHLAMLLSRLKGFENPKAELEQYRTPGNVAAELLWLAYSLGDVEGKVIADLGAGTGVLSVGACLLGAKKVYAVEIDESALKIAEENVKALSVETCVELILSDVSFFDKQADAVIMNPPFGSQNPKADRPFLLKAFEISKVVYSIHLAKPEVRKFIEAFVRDNGFTITHRLTVDFEIPAQFFFHRKRLERIKVDIYRFERAQPTER; this comes from the coding sequence ATGAAGAAGAAGCACCTTGCAATGCTCCTCTCAAGGCTCAAAGGGTTTGAAAATCCTAAAGCAGAGCTCGAACAATATAGAACTCCGGGAAACGTTGCAGCTGAGCTTTTATGGTTGGCTTATTCTTTGGGTGATGTCGAAGGCAAAGTTATAGCCGATTTAGGTGCAGGTACTGGAGTTTTAAGTGTGGGAGCTTGCCTTTTGGGGGCAAAAAAGGTTTACGCTGTTGAAATAGATGAGAGTGCTTTGAAAATAGCAGAGGAAAATGTAAAGGCATTGAGTGTGGAAACCTGTGTTGAGTTGATTTTATCCGATGTGAGCTTTTTTGATAAGCAAGCTGATGCTGTCATCATGAATCCTCCCTTTGGCTCTCAAAATCCAAAAGCAGACAGACCTTTTCTTCTCAAAGCTTTTGAAATAAGCAAAGTTGTCTATTCTATTCATCTGGCAAAGCCTGAAGTTAGGAAATTCATCGAGGCATTTGTTAGGGATAATGGCTTTACAATAACGCACCGACTAACAGTTGACTTTGAAATTCCAGCTCAGTTCTTTTTCCATCGAAAGAGGTTGGAGAGAATAAAGGTTGACATATACCGTTTTGAGAGGGCTCAGCCAACCGAGCGCTAA